A part of Fundulus heteroclitus isolate FHET01 chromosome 23, MU-UCD_Fhet_4.1, whole genome shotgun sequence genomic DNA contains:
- the sting1 gene encoding stimulator of interferon genes protein isoform X2, with amino-acid sequence MAALLLYLTRHSYLHKGQSWELIVVVPVVYTLFISLGVLGPSEVEVSSICEERKMNVAHGLAWSFYVGYLQLVLPSLGKSIDSFRASHRNSFWGQGPQKLLILIPLNTNISHKLEDEDNYIQFYDSLPNSQLDRAGIQGRVYKHSVYRVQDENGKAHDCAVEYATPLLTLYRMSQDRRAGFGESERRQQVLLFYRTLQDILEQSQECRNRYRLILLKDEHQDDPHFLSKTILKHLEQQNKEEFCVNPAAPQQETKNPVQMGDWHNPEEISREPTLMISLERPQPLRGPVEDTDIHYRAT; translated from the exons ATGGCCGCTCTCCTGTTGTACCTGACCAGACACTCTTACCTCCACAAAGGCCAAAGCTGGGAGCTCATTGTTGTGGTTCCTGTGGTTTATACGCTGTTCATCAGCCTGGGAGTCCTG GGTCCGTCTGAGGTGGAGGTGTCATCCATCTGTGAGGAGAGGAAGATGAACGTGGCACACGGCCTGGCCTGGTCCTTCTACGTCGGTTACCTGCAGCTGGTGCTGCCAA GTTTGGGGAAGTCCATCGATTCATTTCGTGCCTCTCATCGTAACAGCTTCTGGGGTCAGGGCCCCCAGAAGCTCCTCATCCTCATTCCTCTCAACACCAACATCTCCCACAAGCTGGAGGACGAAGACAATTACATCCAGTTCTATGACAGCCTCCCAAACAGTCAGCTGGACAGGGCGGGAATCCAGGGCCGGGTCTACAAGCACAGTGTCTACCGGGTGCAGGACGAGAATGGCAAG GCCCATGACTGTGCCGTGGAGTACGCCACCCCCCTGCTGACACTCTACCGCATGTCCCAGGACAGACGGGCAGGGTTTGGGGAGTCTGAACGCAGACAGCAGGTTCTCCTCTTCTACAGGACCCTGCAGGACATCCTGGAGCAGTCGCAGGAGTGCCGCAACCGCTACAGACTCATCCTGCTCAAAG ATGAGCACCAGGACGACCCTCATTTCTTGTCCAAAACAATCCTGAAACACCTGGAGCAGCAGAACAAAGAGGAGTTCTGTGTCAACCCAGCAGCTCCGCAGCAAGAGACAAAAAATCCTGTGCAGATGGGAGACTGGCACAACCCGGAAGAAATAAGCCGAGAGCCCACGCTGATGATCAGCCTGGAGAGACCCCAGCCTTTGAGGGGACCCGTTGAGGACACCGACATCCACTACAGAGCAACATAA
- the sting1 gene encoding stimulator of interferon genes protein isoform X1, translating to MHCLRDESDLIPRPRGSLPKVCAALLATIATGVFLLMSPGRLINLLALATLIVTLGPLLHGLCLLAEEVLHHLNTRYQGRSLLSHVLPACGLGVKSLVAAAMAALLLYLTRHSYLHKGQSWELIVVVPVVYTLFISLGVLGPSEVEVSSICEERKMNVAHGLAWSFYVGYLQLVLPSLGKSIDSFRASHRNSFWGQGPQKLLILIPLNTNISHKLEDEDNYIQFYDSLPNSQLDRAGIQGRVYKHSVYRVQDENGKAHDCAVEYATPLLTLYRMSQDRRAGFGESERRQQVLLFYRTLQDILEQSQECRNRYRLILLKDEHQDDPHFLSKTILKHLEQQNKEEFCVNPAAPQQETKNPVQMGDWHNPEEISREPTLMISLERPQPLRGPVEDTDIHYRAT from the exons ATGCATTGTCTTCGAGATGAGAGTGATCTCATCCCTCGACCTCGTGGGAGTTTACCAAAAGTTTGTGCTGCGTTGCTGGCTACCATAGCAACAGGGGTATTCCTGCTTATGTCCCCTGGTAGGCTGATTAACctgttagcattagcaacaCTAATTGTGACTCTTGGGCCTCTGCTACATGGACTCTGTCTGCTGGCTGAGGAGGTGCTGCACCATTTGAACACAAG ATATCAAGGCCGATCACTGCTCAGCCACGTTCTGCCAGCCTGTGGATTGGGGGTTAAGAGTCTGGTGGCAGCAGCAATGGCCGCTCTCCTGTTGTACCTGACCAGACACTCTTACCTCCACAAAGGCCAAAGCTGGGAGCTCATTGTTGTGGTTCCTGTGGTTTATACGCTGTTCATCAGCCTGGGAGTCCTG GGTCCGTCTGAGGTGGAGGTGTCATCCATCTGTGAGGAGAGGAAGATGAACGTGGCACACGGCCTGGCCTGGTCCTTCTACGTCGGTTACCTGCAGCTGGTGCTGCCAA GTTTGGGGAAGTCCATCGATTCATTTCGTGCCTCTCATCGTAACAGCTTCTGGGGTCAGGGCCCCCAGAAGCTCCTCATCCTCATTCCTCTCAACACCAACATCTCCCACAAGCTGGAGGACGAAGACAATTACATCCAGTTCTATGACAGCCTCCCAAACAGTCAGCTGGACAGGGCGGGAATCCAGGGCCGGGTCTACAAGCACAGTGTCTACCGGGTGCAGGACGAGAATGGCAAG GCCCATGACTGTGCCGTGGAGTACGCCACCCCCCTGCTGACACTCTACCGCATGTCCCAGGACAGACGGGCAGGGTTTGGGGAGTCTGAACGCAGACAGCAGGTTCTCCTCTTCTACAGGACCCTGCAGGACATCCTGGAGCAGTCGCAGGAGTGCCGCAACCGCTACAGACTCATCCTGCTCAAAG ATGAGCACCAGGACGACCCTCATTTCTTGTCCAAAACAATCCTGAAACACCTGGAGCAGCAGAACAAAGAGGAGTTCTGTGTCAACCCAGCAGCTCCGCAGCAAGAGACAAAAAATCCTGTGCAGATGGGAGACTGGCACAACCCGGAAGAAATAAGCCGAGAGCCCACGCTGATGATCAGCCTGGAGAGACCCCAGCCTTTGAGGGGACCCGTTGAGGACACCGACATCCACTACAGAGCAACATAA